The following nucleotide sequence is from Ptychodera flava strain L36383 unplaced genomic scaffold, AS_Pfla_20210202 Scaffold_33__1_contigs__length_2856901_pilon, whole genome shotgun sequence.
TTATGTTAATTTGCAGTCACTTTCAGTGACAAATTCCCAATTACAAGGGGACTATGCCATTGTTaatgacttgttttatttgatgtcatatacatattttaataaattgcCCTTGTCTATCTCTTTGGAATGTATTATACTTGATGATGATCTGTTATATTTACCACATGAATTTATTGTTTCTGAACAGGGAGATGCAAActtaaagtatatattttatcTATTAAGAAAACGAGACCTTACCACACCAACACTTTACCAGGTCAAACAGCATTTGGCTGAGTTGCCAGGGACTCTGGAACCTAGTGTGGTATGTACCAGTATGTTGAGTGTggattttttagctccgctgtcagagaTGCGGAGCTTATCTGATAGGCTGATTGTCCGTCGTTGTCcatccgtcgtccgtcaacaatggacttcttctctgaaaccgcaagtccaattgatttgaaacttggtatagaggttcctagggataacctcagtcagatttcttcaaatcgtggcaaaatttgcataattgtatttttggggcaattttccctgtttttggtcaaaaaatcttcttctctgaaattgcatgtcccattgatttgaaacttggtatggaggtTCCTAGGGGTGAAGTCGGTCACATTACATGAAATTGTGGTGAAAGttgcataattgtatatttggggcaatttttccctgttttggtcaaaaaattgttttctcagAAACCACACGTCCAattcatttgaaacttggtatagaggtGCTTAGGGGTGATGTAAGTCAGATTAGatgaaattgtggtgaaatttgcataactgaatttttggggcaatttttcctgtttttggtcaaaaaattgttttctctgaaactgcaagttcaattcatttgaaactttgtaCGGAGGTACCTAGGGGTGACGTAAGTCAGATTAGATGAAATagctgtgaaatttgcataattgtattgaatttgcatatacatgtatgtacttgCATCTTGAGTCAATATCTTGACTTTGctctttttcatgaattttttgtcattttcctcAAAGCATCTTCtttgaaaccacaagtccaccTGATTCAGAACTTGGAAGTTTGTAGGGCTAacttctgtcagatttgttcaaattgtggttaaTTTTGCGTAATTGTCTTTATGGGGAATTTTCCCAACTTAATTCTTTGGTACCTTTCAAGTCTTAGGTAGCTGCAGTGCCATTGGCActatttttcctatttttggtcaaaaaatcatctaTAAAACAGCATGTTAGATTGACTTGAAACTTGATATTGAGGTTCCTTTAGTTGACCTTCgtcacatttgttcaaatttgtgtgaaatttgcatatatcattttttgtgtgtgtagttTGTCCCATTTTTTATCATAAAATCTGAGAATTGTGATTGATTTTTATTCAGTTTCCCATGGGCTACTTTACCCATATTTGTTGCAGTTATTGAAAAATTTCCATATTTACTGGTATACCGTACCCTTTGAcaagttttgcaaaatttttaacaaacaaaatgattttCTCGACAGTTTAGCTTTGGTTCTTTATAAATGACACTTTTGTCATCGGTTTCATCGTCTCAATTCATTTAAATatcacagcggagctatatcggccgctaggccgcctgttaaaatatattttgagacAATGCTGATAAAGTACAGGAGAACTTGTATAGTTGACTCAGcccatacatgtatgtccatgCTATCATCTGTAGCTATAGCTTTGCGGAAAGTTTTATACAGTAGTATGATTCACTTCTgtctaaaatttaaaattcaagacaACACTGTCACAAACACAGTTAAGTAGTACTTTTAGTTCACAAGTTATAATTTTAACTGTTGTTATTGTAGCATCACATTCCCTCAGTAGTAAATCTTTCAGTACATGTGATCTACCAGCATGTGTATGTAATAATGGGTCCAATATATCAGTCTTTATCCTAGACATACCCTGACAGAATAAGATGGACAAGGATACTGTatgcatccatgcatgcatgcatgcatatgcatgtccTGTTATCATGTGACACCatgcaaacaaataatgaattTCTGGTATATTCTTCTTTAGTTTTCAGACTGCCAGGGTCAATCATATTATTCTCTTTCTGTCATTGATATCATACGTCGAAAACTGGCTATTCCTAGTTTATCCTTCAAACTGGTTCATTATCCAAAGAAATCAACAAATAATGCTATCAGGTATTTGCTATTCTTTTTGTCCAACATAAGATGTAATCTGACTGCCATATAATATTTTAATCTATGCAGTGTGATCCGCCATATTTTGTTTAGGATGACAAGTTGATGTATTTGATCAGTGATTGGTAGAAACACACTCCTGTTGATGTGTAAATTGGTAAACACCCTTACATTTTGCGTTCCATGActtatttatgaattttttttgtggTCTGAAGGTCTGCATAAAAATCTGAGATATTTTTTCAAGCATAGATCAACATAATTTTAATTTCGTCCCAGTGTTCCATCTAAACAGGGAGATGGGGATTCCTTTTCTGTTGACATGCCGTAGTAATTTGTGAGGGCATTAGCCCCATGAAATTGTAGCAGTTCATCTTTAGCAATACAAGTACACCCAGCGTGAGTCCGAATCTGTCAAATGGCCTGTAATAATTATCTGTACTTTTAATAATCCCAATTTCATGTTCAGTCATACTACTGATCATCGGTGTCGTCTTGCATTTCGATCAACACCAACCAAATGAATTAAATGCTAGAAGTTTGAACTAAATGTCCTATTAACATGCCTTTGTTTACCTAAACAGAGAAATGTATGAAGCCAAGAAATGGAAACTTCATCAAACATACCACACTCCAATGGTTGAGGTGAACAATGAAGCTTATTTCTTGAAGGACTTTGTATGGTTTGACAATGAAGGAATAGAAAACCTTGGCTACATTTCATCAATATATATAGAGGTATTATGTAGTTGTGGCTATATTTTTCtgccaaaatattgaaaaataaaagtcAACACCACCTAAACCATATCAATCATTGTCAATGTAAAATCAAAGGATCCGAAGTAAAGTGCTGCCCACATCTGTCAAGACAGACATCTCAGACATGTAAATTGGAGGTCATATGGGTATTTTACTATTATAATGACTAGGACAGGATGTAGGCATGACAACAGACTAGCTGTTGTTCTGAATATGCTAATCTCAATCACACACGTGCAAGTTGCGTGAGCAGTTTTATTAACCATTATACTGTCAATAAACTAGGTGCTACAATCTGATCGGTTCAATAACATTTTGTTTTAGAACAGATATCGAACACTGAACCTTCAGTCATGTGTtttgtcaaaagtacaaaagcGCCCACATGCAGCTTAACTTTTTGAGTCTATTTGCTTACCATAATCAGTTTATTTACAGATGACACAGGCAGAATGTGGAGGACAGCCAGATGTATTTGTGAAGCTGATTATCTGTGAAATTCATAATAACAAAGTATGTCACACCAATAGAGTGTTGAATATTCATAGTGACCAGTTGAAATATCAATACCAAGGAAGTTTAAACTTTGAAACTGTTGGTTGGAAGATGACAGAGAAAGGACTACAAAGACTGCCAAATGAGGTACTAAAATTTGATTTCTTCATCCTACATTTAAATGTGTTTGAatccctttcaccaccatggtttgtcccaaatccattgttttctatggtaaagttggacctgtatacagggaactgggggtgaaaggtttAAATGTGTTTGAAACTGATACCAACACACCAGTTTCAGTCATTACAACCATTGaaacttttttggcaaaaaatgttctctgaaaccacaagtccaattaaTTTGAAGTTTGGAATGTAGGTTTGTAGGAGTCAACCACAGCAAAACTGTGTAGACAATCATTagtacataaaaaaattaaaaatcattGGTGTCATCATTTCAGTTTTCTTTAATATCACAGTGGAGCTATATCAGCGGCAAGGTcgcttgttttaaattttatcagATTACATGTATAGAAAAGATACATAATGGTTCAATGTGGACAATCATATGATTGACACTaacttgtattttgtttatCTGTTCCAGTTTATCAAATCAGCAATAAGCGGACATCCTACCAAGAAATTAGCTAGACAACTTGGTAAGAGTATAGTTACTGTTCCTGTTGTTTTATTTTCGGATGATGTTGGGAGCAGCAGAACCAGGAAATGGAGTCCCCTCAGTGTGTGGTGTATCATGTTGGGAGGCCTCCCAAAGAAAGAGAAtaataaacttcaaaatatctCTGTTGTGAACGCATCTACCAGTGTTGGTGCAGTAGAATTGAGCAAGCCACTTGTAGCAGAATTGAAGGTTTTGGAGAAAACAGGAGTGGTAATGTACCATGGTGATCTGGATTCAGAAGTGTTGGTGATTTCACCAGTCCTTCTTGTTAAAGCTGACAATGTTCGACAATCAGAGATGGTCAATCATACTGGTGCAACATccatcaaattttgtcaacgCTGTACCGTAAGTACAGTAAATATACaccaatgaaatgaaatcaacttTAAAAGGGTTGGCCATAGAGCTGCAAGGATAATATTTGTAATGCTTGATGATTTGTTAGCTGGAGGCTATTCTTATAAGCTAGGataaaagtatgtatgtatatatgtacatgtatgaatgtatgtatgtatgtatgtatgtatgatatgtatgtatgtatgtatgtatgtatgtatgtatgtatgtatgtataagttTGCATCTGTAAGAATATTTCGATTTATTGAGTTTTAGATGAGAAATCTTCTTATTCAAAACTACATGTTGTATACACCTTTCTAATTTTCTTTGGTGTCCCTTTTAATGGTATATTTCAGATAGTGCATTGTTGCTATTTTGTCAAATtgtggtaatttgcataattgtattttatagTAATTTTCCCCAATTACTGTCAAAGACACTCAGAATCCTGTTGACTGATTTTTTAGACAATTCATTTGGGGGCAACACTGTCTTATTAGCAGTATTTTTTTTATCCCTGTTATTTGTTGACTGCATTTTCTTGTGAAATTCCTAGTTTGCAGTACTAGACAAGattgttgttttttaatattgaaCAGTGACATTATATTTTCCAATATGTAACAATGAGAACGACTAATGTCATCTTTGAAAGAGTGttgatattttgaccaaatcTGTTTCTTTCTAACTATTCTTGATTATCCATGTAGGTTTCTAGAGATGATCCATGTACATTGGGCAACCCTAGAACAAAAGACATTACTAAAGACAGCATGAGGGAAATAGCGTCTGCTCAGACAGAAAGGTTAGTATTTATGAACATGAGTTTTTGGTTAGTTATCTCCATAAGAAAAGGCAGGTTTTTCTGGTCAGCATTGCTAACATGTGTAAATTGCCACAATATCAGACTTCCTTATGTTTACCTAAACATATTAACAGATAAATTTATCCTCACAGTATCAGTGTGGTAAGGTGGAAAAGACTTAATAATCAGCTAAATGCACTGTCAAAGTATCGGTATGATAAGGTGGAAATAGTTTGTTCTGTGTCATTCTCCTGCAGAGATTTCTAGCAGCAGTATtaaattatatcactaattagtaaagttcattaaatatgcaaattattattaatttggCATGGTGCTTCTTGAACTATGTTATTATTCAGATAATAGCTTGCATGGTAAGTTTCATGGTAATTGGTACAGTAAGTCTTGTTTTATGACACtatggtcatcatgcttcccgTAGACaaccatgtatcagaaaaattaaaactgtgatagcTTCATTAAACTACAAGCCACAACAACCAAAatcttttcagttctagccattttgGTCCTGTACATGTGTATTAAATTCAGTTGAAATCTGATGTGCTGTCCTTGAGATATCAggaatacagacagacacacacacacacggctaaaccatatgctcatgtgagcaaataattattgttttcatCAGATGAGGTTTTTGTTTCTATGATTAGTGTAAAATTATTGATTGTGATATCTTTTGAATTCATGTGATAAGAATTTATTAACGTGTTAGTGATAAAATATTTCCTTTTGTATCCCAGTTCAAAGAAGAAATTGAGAACCCAGTTTGGACTCTATGAGCATGAAAACCCTTTGATGGAGTTAGAGACATTTGATAATGGCAGGTATGATGGGTCAAATTATCATTGagtacatgtatgatatatgaACACAATTAAGAAATCATTTGGttaataatatgacagaaccccatggcgagagagtgcaagcgcgccgtaccagcggtatttgcacgagtgtttgCGGGGGATCCGGCGGTCATGCTTTCACGAGCgcagcgagtgaaaggacagccggattcaacgcaaacacgagtgcaaataccccaGGTACGGCAAGCTTGCTcgctcgccatggggttctgttattattacatatgtttcccCCTGTTTATTTTATCGAGAAAACACAGGAATTAAAAACACAagcgaacacattttaaatagtttacgcgacacacattgaaagacaaggatcacgcgctgttctattcatttgcatgcaggtatggaataatgtttttggtatttgcactgcagtgcaaataccggtagtacgcgcgcgcttcgatgcaagtaaactgtggtacatatgtaataatgttcatatttttctgtGTAGAAAAAGTAGATTAAGATTGGGTTACCCAGTTTAATtatatattattccctaatatttttctttgttcaaagaaaaatattagggaataacatacctatcacatgcacaagccaaacTTAtccatattttatttaaaatacatAGCAAACAATAAGTTTTGAGATGGGGAACTACgttttcattaatattcatcCGCAACGCACcaactgtcaatcattttggtGCCATAGTAACGTCACTGTGATTTTTTACGACTCGTTCATCTTTCTCGCACTGTGCTGCTGCTGATCATGTGCCGATGGTCTCTATTTTTGGGGGACGTAGCAAGCAGGacaattgtaatattttatcaaactatTGTGGAGACATTGTCTGTCGATTTGGgaaatttgttgatattttcttGCAGCATTTGGCGAGGATTTGGCGGCAACGACATAAGCGCCATCTTGTTTGTTTAAAATGAAAGGAACAGagacaaacaacacaaaaagaAGTTCCGGCATGGTGAAAGTGATGACATAGATGCGGGTTGTCATGACTTAGAATGACCAGAGGATAAATTACGGTATTTTCTGTTCACGGAAGACAAcattggcttgtgcatgtgataatccCAGTTTGACTGTTAGATAGAAtgaagtttcataaattttatggGAAAGCTAAAGGAAAAATGAAACAAGACAGTATACAGTAGAATAAGCGATTTATTTCTGTTCTATCTGAATCTCAATTTCCACTTGACTTTGTGATGCAGGGTTACTCCAAAAATGGCTATGTCACATATACATTAAAAGTCTGTATTctgaattgttttgttttttttaaactcaCACAATACCAGCAGTCAGATTAACAGTGGTGTAAAGAATATGTTTACAAGCATGTACAGGGGTTTCCTACTGTATTTTTGCATGAAGTTGTTTTCAACTCTGGTCATTTTAAATACATATGTGATGAattgatttgtttttatgaattctGAATAATGCATGTTACTTTTCAGATCTCTGGCATTTGAAAGGTTACACAACATTGAACTTGGCATTGTAAAGATATTTACACAGCTGACATTTGAATCAATGACAGCCAGGGACAGAGAGCTACTTGAACTCAAGCTGAAGGTAAGTACTCCTCTTTCTCTTTTATTGTGAGTAATTATAAACTGTCATTCAGTATTAAAGGGAAACGTTACCCAGCAATTATGTGTTCAGCAATAAAAAATCTATGCTATAGACTATGGGGAAGCCCTTCAAGTGTCAGTGCAATGCTATAATCAGAGGTTTTAAAATGGGTGCCATCGCTATGAGTGAGTGAAAGTTAATGACTAAGATAGAATTCGCACCAgtttttcatagattttttatTGCTGAACACATAATTGCTGGGTAACATTTCCCtttaaatattattgcctgaatacatggggtTATGTGCCCAATAGCTAGTGACAATTTGCCTGATACCTCCTGCTGCAAGGGCATTGATTTGCATTCACATCGAGGCATGCAAGAAAGTCTTATGGAAAGTTTATACCCAGAAATCTAAGCCATAGGTACTAATTAACACTTATGTCAAATGAATGCTAGTTTGTATAttgtaatgaatttttgtagTAAGTGACATACTTTTAAAAGTATGAGCCAAATTTGATGGAAGATTAGTAGagatattgatctgacagaCACCTGATTGTAGTCTGTTTTAGCCCATCTTTGACATATAAACCtattaaaatcacattttgtactcatttttattgtattttaagaAATTAACTCTTAGAAGTAAAAATAGTCTATGTGGTCAAAGAATTAATTTCTGCTTCTTGTGCTAGGCATTTGACTGGACTCCTTTCAAGAGGACATTATCGCCATCCTTTATTGATAAATTTCAGTCATATGTTGGGAGAGATTTTAAGCTTTGGGCCCAGATAGCCATATTTATACTGGCAGGAAATATCTCTGCACAACACCTCAGACTGTGGCACCTAATAAGTGAGGTAGGTTGATATCAATTTTAATACTTTACCTGAGTAGTACCAGAAAGAATAAAAACTACATTGATTCCAGTGATTAGTCTGAATTTTTCTCGCATCTATGATCTAGACTACCTGCACCAGCATATTTTCAAGTTTCATGAAGTTTGTATTACATTTTCGCAGCTGACGCAACTGTTTACATTGCATAAACTTTCATCAAAGTAACATGCATTCTCTGTTATTAAATGTTTAAAAGGAAAATACTTTCTCATGAATTATCAATCTTAAATGAGGTAAAAATGAGTAAATCAGCATCACCAAACTTTTTATTTAATCCCCGAACAAACATTTTTTGATCCATCCCCATTGTTTGTATCAGGTTAAGTTGTATGTCAATCAAGTTTCACAATATTCATTTGTCACAGGTGttcatacttgtacacaaggaCTGCCTACTCATCGATGAACTACATGTATCGGAGATGAAAGGATTGGTACATAACCTTGTTCGCCAAATAAGGACACTTTTTCCTTCATCATTGAATAAACCCAAGGTCCACATGTTACTCCACTTGGTGGATGATATCATGGATTATGGCCCTTGTGATTGCACTGATACTGAAAGGTAATTTTTCTTAAAAAGTATTCATTGTTTATTTGATGAGTGGATCAGAATTTTACGAGGCAACACACTGTTTCTGTAAGGGGTGGAGGTGGTATGAAGAAATTTTACTGAGGTTTTCATGCACATATCAATCCAGTCAGTTTCCCAATCAGTTACCAAGGTTACTCAACAATTCCACTGTATTCCAAAGTACTATGACTGTGTCACAAACAAGTGATTTCCTGTGTAGCGACTGTATTCCTCCGAGCTACATGGGTGAATCACTTGCCTGCAACGCATAAGTAAGGGATGCTGGGGTATTTACATTTATCATATGCATAGACCCATGTTTATCTGTAAAGGAAAATAAATAGTAATAGAAAATATTCATGTGAAAAAAgcagaaatattttgaagttgTTTGTGTATAATGTGTGATGTGGTCTGGCTCATGACCACAACTAAGACAAGTATGAAGTCAGAGTATAAGGCTGTGACTAGTGCATTCAACAGGTGAGAAACAAATCATCGACATTTCTGCGACGACTGGCCCACACTATCATGGCTTGGTCCACATAATCGTTTCTCGCAGTCAGTTACTGTTAAACTTTAACTGAAACTCAAAAAATGGTACAGATGCAAGCAAACATTTAAACTGGAACAGgtaataaaaattgaaattcttattaactgaaaattttgagatgTTGTCACTCTGTCAATCTCCTGAAGAAGGTGACAACAAACTGGATTGCATTGGCATCTTTAGAACTATTGCTGATGCTGACTTGAATAACAAAATACCCAACGCTTCCTTATCGGTTCATATCCCCACAGAATAAAGTCATAATAGTGGAAATAACTACCTAGGTTACCTAGGTTATGCATATGGTGATAATGAGAATTTTGCAAGCGCAAAGAGTGAAAATAATTTGTTAAACCGATGAAGAAATTGCAGTTGACAATAAAACACAACTATTGCTACGAGCGGTAAGGTCCAGCCAATGGAAATCTAATATACAACATATTATTTTCAGATGTGAGTCACTAATGGGGCTTGTGCGTGTACAGTACCTCTTTACTAACCACCACAACACATCAAGAGACTTGGCCATCAACTTTGGGCGGCTACAACAGATCCGCTTCATACTACAAGGAGGTTATTGGAAAGATATTACTGACTATAGGTAAGAGCAACCATTATTATAGCATATGTACTGCAGATTACTTGGTTCTTGTTGGCAAAATAAAAGTGGTATTTTACAGAAGATTAAAAAAAGTAGTCCCTACtgagttgtttgttttattaaaaacTTTTGgcgatattattatttttaatttaaatttgtaGGTCAGCCCATAGACCGTGGAGAAAACGGGACAGAAAACAGCAGTATTTCCCATGTACGAGCTTGTGTAGAATAAATCAATTTGCGTTTGCTTAGCGTTTGGTCAACTAATCCTGTTAACGATGCAAATCACGTGAAATACAGCAAATCAAGTGACTTGATTATGTAAAGTTGGTAAAACTCACGCATTTCTCAACATGCTGGTTAACTCAAAGAGCAGACATGTCAATGTATGATGAGTGTGAGAGTGGCAGCAGTCAATTTGTTGCAGTTTTCTCAGACTGAATAAAATTCATGTATATCTGCAATCAGAGAACAACCCTAGTACTTGGCGATTTCTTTAAAGGTACGTACAACATGTAAAATAACCAAACATGAACAATCATCATGATAATTCCCTGATGTCATCGCCCATAACAAAGAGTCACTCACAAATTCTGTGCTGTGTGATTTTTCTTTCAATGGCAAACTAAAATTCTACGTAAGAAATTAATAATAACAACACACTAGTGCACTTTTAAGTAATAAATCTCTCATGTTCATTACAGATTGCGGTGGCTCATCCATTTTCTTCAAGAAATCGTAAATAATGTAAACAACTTATCCAGCATCATTgctatgtaaataaaaacaatcacaaGTCTGGactgtgttatttttgtttaaCGGCAATCTATCTGAAGAACTAACTGACACACTTTTAAGTAAATGAAACTCTCATATTTAATAGAGTATTCAGTGGATCATCCATTTTATTTGTGAGAAACTGACACAATCTCCACGATTTAGACAACACGGTTGTGTCACATGTCATCGCCCATgtaaacaaaacacaaattacGTATTGCTTGATTTTTCTTCCAACAGCAAGCTAAAATTCCATGCAAGAAAGTTTATCAACAACAGAACACAACAAGGACTTTCTTATTCCATTCCAGtctaatattaaaaaaaaactgaatggatcaactattttttttgagaaaatccaTAATCTTCATGATGTAACCCAACCTTCAGCCACCGGATGTCAACCATCCACTGGGGCTTGGGCAAGATTTGTTGATCATACCTTATAATTTTTCCATCAGAGTTCATTTGGCAGATAATCCCATTTCCTAATAATGTAATTCTACTGTCGTTTCCTGTCCCATTTTATCCGTGGTATATGGTCAGTCAATATTAATTCTTTACTGATGTAATTGGTATCCCTTTAGTTCTGCTGTCAGCAACATAGAACCCTGTTATAACCATTctatactgtttttttttacaagtTCACATGGGTTACTTGACTCAGTTTTGTTTCATATGcataaatttgactttttttgccattttttgggcCAATATTTGTAGAACAAAACATTAGTTTGAACAGTTGGCCTGGTATTAAATACAGATGTCAGTACTCACTTGTCATAATTTTAACTCTCTTAATTACCAGAACAAATCTAGGGCTATTAGACTGCTTGTTTTATCATGTCACCGCAAGAGAATACATACTATATTGAGTGTAAAACTAAATGTTATGTTAACAAGCATCATCTCATGTTAGTTTTATTCAATTTCACTCAAAAAACGTGTGAATCAAGTCTAatcatatatattttgtaatatCAATTCCCAGATGTTGTGGTGAAGGTGTGAAACGTATGAACAAAAAGTCTGAAGTTCAGCAATTCATGTATGGAAGGAGAGAGACTGTGGAACACAGCAAAGGATATCTGAGAAAGGTATAACTATATACATCATGACTAGTGAACACATATTGCCTGGTCACATGGGCTATGCACCCGTCTATAATCCTGAGGGTGTTGTGAGTTACCAGAAATATATTGCTTTTTCCTTGAGGCTGCAGTTCTTGTTTCAATATATCTGTCTCAAATTTGCACAAATGCAAGCTGTTATAAAGCCCTTCTAAAATGTTTCtcagatttttagctcccatttggtatgtatgtatgtccttcaacatcaaaaacttgaaaaccgCTGGAAGTTTAATCTCGATGTTTGGTGTGTagatggatgatgggctgtagatgggattttgttcaaatgaagttgtcattgcccaaaaatatgcaaattaactggATTAAtgcaaaaatggtcaaaattgcAAATCTCAACAACCACTTGTCAGATtctttaaaaaattggcatgtaagtactttaggTAGACCTTATATGATTTTGTGTGTCTTGGGTCAATAT
It contains:
- the LOC139127604 gene encoding uncharacterized protein isoform X1 gives rise to the protein MSQGYVCRVCGVNFASARYLDRHGDSKKHKYQQELLLRDNYGKDEVEQPSQITKRLCTSTTTSVVTQTSLTASTAVTSSHHSMVFLQGYIRMENNSTQEDDVTDIEKINQWNDLYEDTDDDTDETMFTEEKDPLDQSFHPFRNEHYAELACLLCAPRPLGDANLKYIFYLLRKRDLTTPTLYQVKQHLAELPGTLEPSVFSDCQGQSYYSLSVIDIIRRKLAIPSLSFKLVHYPKKSTNNAIREMYEAKKWKLHQTYHTPMVEVNNEAYFLKDFVWFDNEGIENLGYISSIYIEMTQAECGGQPDVFVKLIICEIHNNKVCHTNRVLNIHSDQLKYQYQGSLNFETVGWKMTEKGLQRLPNEFIKSAISGHPTKKLARQLGKSIVTVPVVLFSDDVGSSRTRKWSPLSVWCIMLGGLPKKENNKLQNISVVNASTSVGAVELSKPLVAELKVLEKTGVVMYHGDLDSEVLVISPVLLVKADNVRQSEMVNHTGATSIKFCQRCTVSRDDPCTLGNPRTKDITKDSMREIASAQTESSKKKLRTQFGLYEHENPLMELETFDNGRSLAFERLHNIELGIVKIFTQLTFESMTARDRELLELKLKAFDWTPFKRTLSPSFIDKFQSYVGRDFKLWAQIAIFILAGNISAQHLRLWHLISEVFILVHKDCLLIDELHVSEMKGLVHNLVRQIRTLFPSSLNKPKVHMLLHLVDDIMDYGPCDCTDTERCESLMGLVRVQYLFTNHHNTSRDLAINFGRLQQIRFILQGGYWKDITDYRCCGEGVKRMNKKSEVQQFMYGRRETVEHSKGYLRKLVGTCDMEANEDNSCFTNLMRYLVDQSVSIDNIHVTNFKAVQAENGLVNCGAFMSYSSSNGKSYGKLQRCVKVATAADGKEEDLSLICIQTLSPCQPARYDHYNCEIFKLSDKNIIINSNRIINLQSFVHCCEYTTCRVKKIQRRTLLSMRSHTNF
- the LOC139127604 gene encoding uncharacterized protein isoform X2, with translation MNQWFLDKYKCYFLVCVCSFNSCIVCILAPQATNLGDMSQGYVCRVCGVNFASARYLDRHGDSKKHKYQQELLLRDNYGKDEVEQPSQITKRLCTSTTTSVVTQTSLTASTAVTSSHHSMVFLQGYIRMENNSTQEDDVTDIEKINQWNDLYEDTDDDTDETMFTEEKDPLDQSFHPFRNEHYAELACLLCAPRPLGDANLKYIFYLLRKRDLTTPTLYQVKQHLAELPGTLEPSVFSDCQGQSYYSLSVIDIIRRKLAIPSLSFKLVHYPKKSTNNAIREMYEAKKWKLHQTYHTPMVEVNNEAYFLKDFVWFDNEGIENLGYISSIYIEMTQAECGGQPDVFVKLIICEIHNNKVCHTNRVLNIHSDQLKYQYQGSLNFETVGWKMTEKGLQRLPNEFIKSAISGHPTKKLARQLGKSIVTVPVVLFSDDVGSSRTRKWSPLSVWCIMLGGLPKKENNKLQNISVVNASTSVGAVELSKPLVAELKVLEKTGVVMYHGDLDSEVLVISPVLLVKADNVRQSEMVNHTGATSIKFCQRCTVSRDDPCTLGNPRTKDITKDSMREIASAQTESSKKKLRTQFGLYEHENPLMELETFDNGRSLAFERLHNIELGIVKIFTQLTFESMTARDRELLELKLKAFDWTPFKRTLSPSFIDKFQSYVGRDFKLWAQIAIFILAGNISAQHLRLWHLISEVFILVHKDCLLIDELHVSEMKGLVHNLVRQIRTLFPSSLNKPKVHMLLHLVDDIMDYGPCDCTDTERCESLMGLVRVQYLFTNHHNTSRDLAINFGRLQQIRFILQGGYWKDITDYRCCGEGVKRMNKKSEVQQFMYGRRETVEHSKGYLRKLVGTCDMEANEDNSCFTNLMSPMVNYRDV